CCACAGCTGCGCCGCAGGCAAATGTAAGGCTTTTTCCAATCTGAAAGCTGATGAGAAAGCATGTTACTGACAATATGGTTCGGAATGTATTGGACTTTCCTGTTAAATAAAGACAGCTCTGGCGCTGAAATTCCGACTCATACACATCTGCAAAACCGTCTATTACTTTATACACTACTAATAAAAACAGGATTACTGCTTTTCTTGGACTGTAAGGCCCTAAGACAGTCATACCTGTCAAATATAAGGCGCCTATTAAAATAGCCAGCCCTACGGTGAAAAAGCGCAGGTTCAGATAATCTCCAAAGGAATATTCCTTTTTTCCGTCTGTAATCTGAAAAGGGCGTATTCCAAAATACGCCACAATAAATAGCTGCTGCCCCAGAGCAGAAAAACCTAATGAAAAAATTCCTCCGTCGTCCTCCCCTGCCAGACGCATCACCACAAAAGCCAGAACCATAGAGGCAGCCGCGTATACGCCGCTTCCCAGAATATTCCAGATCACATCTGCCTTCTGCCGATTGTTCCCTTTATATAATAAAAACTTTTTTGCAAACCAGACCATTATCGTCTCCTTTGGCGGAAATTCTGGATAATTAAAATAGAAGCCAGCATACGGATCATGTACTTCATGGCCACCACAGGCTTTAAGTAGCTTTCCCCTTCCTTCCGCTGGTCAATCTTTACCTGAACCTCCCCAATTCTGGCCCCCTGCTTTAAAAGAAAGGACACTGTATCCGGCTCCGGCCCATAATTAATATTGTAGGCGAATTCCTGAATCATTTCCCTGTCAAACATCCGCATTCCAGATGTGGGGTCTGTTATTTTAACCCCTGTAGTAAGGCGGATGGCTAAAGAAATCATACGGCTGCCTATCATTCGCATAGAATTATCCTTTTTTTCATTGAGAAAACGGGAACCGATTACAATATTGTAGCCTTCCTTAATTTTCTCTCTCATAGGCAATACAAACTCCGGCCTGTGCTGACCGTCCCCGTCAAACTGAACAGCATATGAATATCCCTTTTCATATGCATATTTCATCCCTGTCTGAAAACAGCCGGCTAACCCTAAATTAACCGGCAGCTTTATTAAGTGGTAGCCCTTGCTTTCACAAATCTCCGGCGTTCTGTCTGTGGAGCCATCGCTGATCACCACATAATCCAGCTCCGGGTGATTCATAATCAGATTGTCCACTACATGCTCAATATTTTTTTCCTCATTAAATGCAGGGATAATCAATAGTACTTTGTCCTTCAAGATTTTCAGTCCTCCAAAATAATACGGCAGATTCGCTCTACAGTCTCCTGATCCAGATCTGCGTATAAAGGCAAGGTTAAAATGCCCTGGGACACTTTCTTTGCCACCGGCGTATCCTCTGGATGATACATGCTGCTGTAGCACTGGTAAGCATTTACACAAGGGTAAAAATATTTTCTCGGCGTAATATTGTGCTCCTTTAAACGGGCGTACACTTGATCTCTATTTAACCTGTACCCGTCAAATAACACCGGCATGTATGTATAGCTGTAGGCTATATTTTCCTGCTCCTTAACAAGGCGGATTCCCTTTATTCCTTCTAAACGCCCTCTGTACAGTTCTGTCAGTTTCTTTCTCTTTTCTATGTTCTGCCTAATATATTTTAAATTGCAAAGGCCCATGGCAGCCTGAAATTCATTCATTTTGCCGTTGCCTCCCACAAACTCTACAGACTCTTCTCCTGTAATCCCAAAATTCTTCAGCTGATACAGCCTGTCCTTCAGCTCAGGGTCCTTAAATACAACGGCTCCCCCCTCTATGGTATTAAAAACCTTTGTGGCGTGAAAGCTGAACATTGAGGCGTCTCCCAGGCTGCCTACTCCTGCGCCGTCAATCTCCTCCCCAAATGCATGGGCGGCGTCATAAATAACCTTTAAGCCGTACTTATCCGCAATTTTCTGAATTTTTTCCCAATTACATATATTTCCGTACACATGAACCGGCACAATGGCGCAGGTCTTAGGAGTAATCAGACTTTCAATCTTATTTTCATCTATGGTATAATCCTCAGGCTTAATATCGCAGAATACTGGTTTTAAACCATTTCTGACTATAGCGTGAGTAGTTGAAGCAAAGGTAAACGGCGTTGTAATTACTTCCCCCTCCAGCTCAAAGGCCTGTATAGCCATCTCCAGGGCGGTATGGCCATTGACAAACAGCTCCAGATTCTCCGCTTTCATAAAATCCCTCAGCTTTTCTTTCAGCTTTTCGTGAAATTCCCCCATGTTGGTCAGCCATGCCGACTCCCAAATCGGCTTCAGCATCTCCATATATTCCTCATAGGGAGGAAGAGAAGATCTGGTAACCAGAACCGGTTTTTCATTTTTCATCTTTCTATTACCTTCTTCTTACATATTGTTGTCATTTTTTTTACAATTTTAAGATACAAGGTGGAAAAAACAATTCATCTATGGCATTTTTCCCACATCTGTGTTAGATTATAGCATATATGATATTTTTTGTACAACTAAGATTTAGGAGGTTTACACCACTATGCACAGATTATTAAAGCATACTGCAGCAGCGCTTCTGGCAGCTTCGCTGGTGTTCGGTCAGGCTTTTGCAGCATTGGCTGATGAGGAAGTTATGGGCCCAGGCGCTTTTATAACAGAGGACGGTTCCTCCACTGCTCCTCAGGAGACAGACAGTTCTGCAGACCAGGGTGATACTGGTTCTCAGCAGACAGAAGGACAGACTGCTGATACTTCTCAGCAGGAAACTCAAAGTGAGCAGCAAACTGCCCAGGAGGAGATTCCTCAGGAGGTAGTACAAGCAAATACGCCATATACTCAGGCACAGGTTTACCGTCACGATAATGTGTGGAGCGACCCTGTAGTAGGGGACGGTGTGATTACAGCAGGCGACGCAGGATTTCGTTCTGCATGTATTTATTTAAATAATATTGTGGGGGATATTTATTACCGTACCTTTACCAGCTCTTACGGGTGGACCCCATGGGCTATGAACGGCGGACATACCTTAGTGTTCGGAGAGGGAACTGAGGTGGAAGCCATTCAGATTAAACTGGTGGGCTTTGCAGGAAATCGTTTTTCTATTTATTACTCCACCACTCTTTCTGACGGCACCCAGCTGGACTGGACAAAAGACGGCGGCACTTCAGGCACCATGGGACAGGGCAAATCTATCCGCACCCTTCGCCTGGCGCTTTGGGGAAAAGAGGGGGAGGCATTCCCTTATTCTACAGAACGTCCTTTAGATTCCGCCGCTTATGACGGCGTCATCACAGGTGAGGGCGTGGCTACATATTCCAACGGCAACGGCGCTCCTTTCACCGGATGGGGATGGAATTACAGAGACCGTTACTATTTTGTAGACAATCAGGCTGTCACCGGATGGCAGTATATTGACGGATATAAATACTACTTTGACGAGACAGGAAAGCTGGTAACAGACTTAGAGCCATTAATCGGCACAAGCGTTCCATTCCTGATTAAGATCAACAAAGAGATGAATACTACTACTGTTTATGCTCAGGACGGGGCCAACGGATTTATTATTCCTGTAAAAACCTTCCTGTGCTCTGCAGGCGACGATACGCCATTAGGCACTTATCAAACTCCTGCCAAATACCGCTGGCATTTAATGATCAACGACGTTTACTGTCAGTATCTCACCAGAATCACAGGCAGCTTCCTGATGCATTCTCTGATTTACGACAGACCTGACCCATATACGATGTGGCCGGAGACATACAATTATCTGGGCGTTGCCCGTTCCGCCGGCTGTATCCGCTTTAAAACAGAGGACGCCAAGTGGATTTATGACAACTGCAGCTTAGGGACTACTGTAGAAATCTACAATTCTTCTGTACCCGGCCCTTACGAAAGACCGGCCATTGAGCAGATTATTTCCATGGATCAGCATTATGATCCTACAGATCCTAATTTGCCTGAAAATCAGGGATAAAGTAAAGGGTTATTGTTAAATAATCAAGACCACCGGCTAAGCCGGTGGCTTGCTTTGACCCTATAAGGGTCTGTTACCGGCACTGGAGTCTAAAGACTCACCGAAATAGGTTCGCCAAGCGCAACATCATTTACCTACTAAGCCCTAAAGGGCTTATTTTATTTGTTTGCTTTTACTGGCTCATCCGTAAACGGGTCAATATACTCTTTCAGTGTCATCTGATCATATTCCAAATCTTCTTGTAACTGATTTGCTATATATTCCTGTATTTTCTTTGCATTTTTCCCTACCGTATCTACATAATATCCTCGACACCAAAAATGTCTATTTCCATATTTATATTTCAAATTTGTATGTCTTTCAAATATCATAAGTGTACTTTTTCCTTTCAAATACCCTACAAAATACGATACGCTAATGCTTGGCGGAATTTCTACTAGCATATGTACATGATCTGGACATATCTCTGCTTCTACAATTTTTACACCTTTTCTTTTGCATAACATACTTAAAATATTTGCTATATCCTGTTTTATTTTTCCGTATGCTATTTTTCTCCTATATTTTGGTGCAAATACAATATGATACTTACAATTCCATTTTGTATGTGATAAACTGTTACTATCCATATGGATACCTCCTTTGTTTATTAATGCGGTTGGCGAACCTTACATTAATTATAACACTGGAGGTTTTTTGCTGTAAGCTGAANATACAATATGATACTTACAATTCCATTTTGTATGTGATAAACTGTTACTATCCATATGGATACCTCCTTTGTTTATTAATGCGGTTGGCGAACCTTACATTAATTATAACACTGGAGGTTTTTTGCTGTAAGCTGAAGCAATTCTAACTCACCTGCATAACAGGTGGTTTATTTGTTTTCCAAAGTTCCGTTTTTCGGATCAACGAAAAACTCCACAATGGTAAACAGGGCTTTGCCCTAACAATCAAAAGGCCTTCTGCTTATTATGTACAAAGGATTTTTCCCGGTACAAATAGCAGAAGGCTTTCTTATATCCACTTAGTGTTAAATTCTTACATCTCCACTTCACAATATTTTCTGGCTATGTACATCTCCCTGGCCATGTTTTCGCCGGCTGCCGGCTGACCTTCAAAAATCCTCATGTGATCTTTTACCAGATCATAGCCTGCCTGAAAAGTAAAGGCAGCGCCTCCTGAAAATCTGGGATTACATTCCATAAAATACATTTCCCCATTTTGACTTTGAATAAATTCCATATTGACGCAGCCTTTAATATCCAGGTGAGCTGCTATGTTTTTGCAGGTTTCTTCCAGCTTCTCATCCCGGAACACATAAACGCTTGTTCCGGCCCCGTTTAGGGTCCTGAGAAGCTCCCTTCTGGGCACTGACCACGTTAGGTCTGAAGCAGGATCTCTTACTATGTCTACAGTAATAATATCCCCCTTGATCATAGGCTGAATCACATATTCCTCTCTTCTGTCCACCAGACCTAAATAATAGGGCAGCTTCGCCGGGTTCTCCACCTTATAAAGTCCCTGGCTGCTTCTGCCATTATAAGGCTTTAACACCACAGGTTCTGTAATTTTTCCCAGCTCTGCTTCTGACAGCCGTTTAGAAGGAATTGTTTTACACAGCTTTTTATCTCTGAGAAATGTCTCCAGGCTCAGCTTATCGCGGCATATTTTAATAGTTTTTTCCGGAGAACAGCACAAAGTTACATTTCCGGACTTTAAAGCGTCCCTGCATTCATTCCACACATCTACCTCTATATCTGTCAGGGGAAGGAGAAAATCCACTTTTTCTTTCTGACATACCCCCATCATAAAATGTATATATTCTCCCCTGTCAGATGTATAAGGAACCTGATAAAATACATCTGTGTTTTCAGACTGAGCGATCCAGCGCCTATTATAAATATCACATCCAACTACACGATATCCCATAGCTTTTAAGGATTTAATCACTATATCTGAAGCAAAGGATCCTATAGCTGTCACTAAAGCCGTTTTTCTCATGCCCTTCCCCTCCTTTTATTAACTGCATTCAGAAGATAACTAAAGCTTTCAACACGAAATACTGCAGACAGCAGAATATATACGCCTATTCCCACTAAAATCTGCACTGTCAGCCTGAGCCAGGCTCCCGGCACAAAGCCGCCAAAAAAGTATACCACCGCAGCCATCACTGCAGACAAAGCTACTGCAGGCGCCATATCTCTGCACTGCTGCCCAATACTGTAATTTAAAATTCTTTTATTAGGCCAGGCATTTATAAAAATACAAAGGAAGTCTACAAGAGCTTTAATGGAAACCATAACAATGGCTCCAAATTGGATTCCTGCAATCAGCCCTCCAATGCCAATTACCTTTTTCATTATTTCCAGTTTTAAAAACACATCGCTTCTCCCCATTGCGTTAATGGCCTGGAGGTTTGTAATGTGAATGGGGTAAAAGCAATAGGCAATACACATAATTCTGAGAAAAGGCACGCACATCATCCATTTTTCTCCCAGCAGGGCCAACACCAACGTGTCCGCTACTGCGAACATGCCAAGCAGCATGGGAAGCACTGTGTAAGAGCTAAGCTGAATGGCTTTTCTAGCCATAGCCTTTACCTGGCCCACGCTTTCCTGTTCCTTTGCAAATGCCGGCAGCAGCACTGACTGAATAGCCGCTCCTAAGTTTGTCACAATAATCTTGGGAAACTGCTCTCCTCTGTTGTAAACGCCTAAAACCTGTTCATTATATATTTTCCCCATAATCAGGCCGTATAAATTGCTAAACAACGTATCAATCATGGCTGCACACAATAGCTTCCATCCAAATCCAAACATTATGCGGATTCTTTTTATTGAAAACATCCATCCTGGCTTCCAGGACACGTCTATAAACAAGCCGATCATTAAAGCAAAGTAGTAGGAAACCTGCTGCCCTACCATGGCCCAGGCGCCCATTCCTTTATAAGCCATCCATATACTGACAGCCCCTGAAATTACAACGGCAGCCATAGTTGCCTTAAAAAGTCCTTTGAATTCCATTTCCCTGGACACATAAGCTGTCTGTACGGAAATTACAGAGCCGGGAAACAGAACAATAGCCAGCCCCCTGACAAGAGAGCACAGCTGGCTGTTATTATAAAATCTTCCAATCCACGGAGCCGCCATAAACAGCACTCCATACATCACCGCCGCCGCTGCCAGCCCAAAATAAAATACAGAAGAAAAGTCCTTTTCATCTGCTTTCTGTTTCTGGACCAAGGCTGTGCTGAAGCCATTCTGCACCAGCACATTGGCAATAATAATAAAGATGGAGATAATTCCTACAATTCCGTATTCTTCTGTTGTTAAAAGCCTGGCTAAAATAATAGCCACAATAAATTGAATTCCCTGAGCGCCGCCGTTTTCCAGCAGCTTCCAGAACAGTCCCTTTACTATTTTTTCTTTTATTACTGTATGTTCCCCCAAATCAGCAGTTCTCCTATCTATGTGAAGCCCTTTTACTTTCTCCACTGCAAAGCTGTTTTCTGCAGCCAGCGGTAAAATCCTGGGGCCATGTATTCCAGCCTGATAAAAAATCTGGTTCTAAGGTTTAATTCTCTGTAAAAAAGGCGGTTTTTCAACTGCAGCACATAATCATAATGCTTTGTATTTACCTGGGTAAGAAAATAAATTCTATTTACAGCTCTTACTGCCTCTTCATGGAATCTTCCCTTTGTCTCTTTGTCAAATTCCTCATACATTTCCTTCATTTCCAGATAATATTTTTCCTGCTTCGCCTGGTAATCTCCTGTTTTCATCTCATTTGTCCAGGAGCCGGCCACCCCCACCCGGTATACGCTCATAGGGGAATCCATGTACCAGGCATATCCTTTGCTTGCCATCATCAGCTGCATAGGAATATCCCCAATAGGGCAGTTCCAGTAATAATCCGGAATGTTCTCCACCACAGAAACGGGAAACATCATGGAATTCATTGCATAGCCTGATGTTTTGTCCACGATTTCTTCCGGCTCCACCTTTCTGTCCCCCTTATAAGGCCTCATGGCTCCGTCAGTATAAGAGCCGTCCACAGTAACCATTCTGGCGCTGTGAAAGCAAAGGCTGCAGTCCGGGTGAGCGTCTAAATATTCTACCTGTTTTTTTAGCTTATAAGGATCTGTAAAATAATCGTCCCCCTCGCACATGGCAATATATCTGCCCTGAGCTCTGGGAAAATTAAACAGTCCGCTGATATTTTTAATTCCCTTGGAATACTGATTTTCCGTCTGGTATATAGGCTTAATAATATGAGGATATTTTTTCTCATACTCCCTGATAATCTCCCCTGTTCTGTCTGTAGACGCGTCGTCGTGAATCAGCACCTCAAATGGAAAATCTGTTTTCTGCATAAGAAAACTGTCTAAAGCATCTTTTATATATTTTTCATGGTTGTAGGCCAGACAGCAAATACTGACTGTGGGCCTGTCCATTTTACTTTCCATATTATTATCCTTTACATAAACATCATCTGGCCTAATGTGCGGAACCAGGTATTTTTTGTAAATCCATAGCTGAGCATTATTTTAATTTTTCTCAGTCTGCCTGAATTCTGAAGGCTTAAAAATGCCTCCACTGTTTTTCTGTCACTTTCCTTCATCTGCCGACCATATATTTGAAGCAGACACTTAGCCTGGCCAAACATCCGCCTGTAATTCTCCCTTGCTTTGCCTCCGTCTGCAATGCGCTCTATGCCTTCCTCCAGAGTATCTGCCTTTCTGGCCCCCAGGCTGTTGCTTCCGTGCTGTCTGTAAAGATAAAGAGGCCGGTTCATACAGCCGATTTTTCCAAAACAGGCGGCCACTAAGGCGATCCAGCTATCATGCATCAGACACACAGAAGGAATCTGCTTAAAATAAGACAGCATGGCCTGATTCATTATCACAGCTCCCCCTGTTACGTTGTTCTGGACTAACTCCTGGCAAAGCTTTGTCCGCTCAGGAGAAATCTTTTGATAAGTAAAATAGCTGTCTGCAATTCTGTTTTTATCTTCATCTACTACTTCCATATCAGAATGGAGTAAAATCGGCATATGATCCCCCCATTTTTCCTCCATCTTCTGAATTTCATTGTATAGCAACCTCATTTTTTCCGGCAGCCACACATCATCCTGATCACTTAGCATTACATACCTGCCGTCGGCTTCAGACAACAGCTGCAGAAAATGATGTTCCGCTCCTCCTGAGGGCTTTTCTCTGTAAATTCCCATTACCAGCTTAGGATATTTCTGCTCATACTCTCTTATGATCTGTCTGCTGCCGTCCCCAGAGCAATCGTCGGATACAATCACCTGAAACTCCGGCGGGTTTTCTTGATGTAAAATAGAATCCAGCTGCTCCCTCAGGTATTTTTCTCCGTTATACACTGCCATTAACACTGTGATCATAGTAATAATCGTCTGCCTTTCCTTCGTATTTCACATGAACTCTACCACTTTAATCCAAGCACCTTACTGCACAGCCACACCTCTGCCATTACAATTCCAAAAAACATTTTGGCAAAGACCTGTTTCCCCTTTCCTATATGAAGATAATGAATAAAATAAAACATAGTGCTTTCATGGCGCAGCTTTTGTCTGCGGCAGATGTCCTTATATGTTTTAGATATAGACGCAGAATTTTCATGCTGGTAAAATACATTCAAGAGCTGTACTGTTTTATACCCGTAATCTTTCATTCTCCAGGCCAGAATATTTTCCTCTCCATACAAAAATACTCTTTCGTCGTATCCTCCGCATATAATCATTTTTTCTGCGTCAACCATAAGCATGGAGCCGTGAACAGCGTCCACATATACTGCCTTTTTTCCCTTTGTATAGCTTGCAGGATAGCGCAGAAACGGGCGGAATACCCGTCTGCACACCGGACCTGTATTCATTAATTCCCCGGCGTATGACAAAAGCTTCCACCCTGAAGCCTGGCTTCCGTCTGTTTTATCTTTCATGGTGGCTGCAGCTACTCCAACTTCGTCATGGCGGTCAAATACCTTCACCAAAGCCTTAATACAGTTCTCATCAAAATACGTATCTGGATTAGCAATAATCACATGAGTCATGCCCAGCGCCTCATACCCAAAGCGAACGCCTGCATTATTGCCTGCCCCGTACCCTTTATTTTCAGTCAGGCGCAGCACTGAAATCTTACTATCCTCCAGCTTTTCCAGTCTTTTTCCAGAACCGTCAGAAGAATTATTATCCACTACAATTACAGCGTCTAAACAGGCAAAATCCTTTACCCGTTCTACCTGAGCCGCTGTATTTTCAAAATCATTATAATTTAAAATGACACAGCCTATTTTTGCGGAGGCTTGTTTATCATCCATATTTCTTCATCGCTTTCTTTAAATATATTTTGCTGATTACCTGTCTGATGGGAGGACATAAAAAGGTAAGATAATCCATTATATGATAGGCCGCCATATAAGCTCTCGCCCCTTCTTCTTTAGGATATCCCTTCCAGGGAGTCTGCCTGAGAAATTTTTCATAAGCCAAACGGTAATGATTCCAGTTGCCTGCCTTCCACGGCCTTTCATCCCCCATATAATGAATCACCACCGGATGAGCCTTTGCTTTCATAAATTCTTCCTTTGGAATCTGCCTGTATGCAGGAGACTGTCTCACTAAATCCCAATAGTGAAAATACCTGTAATTGGTAAAAAAGTTACACGCCGGCATCAGCGTCTTAATTCTGCCTTTCAGCCCTCCGTTAATTAAATCCTGATCATTGGCAAACAGCTTTCCGTTTTTTTCCGCATACAGCTGTAAAAGCTTTGATTCTGCGTTTTCCTGGCGCCACGCCTGTAAATCAATTAAAAGCACTCCTGCATTATAGTAAGTATCTTCTGCAGAAAGTCCTAATTCCTCCTTAACCTGTTTGTAAATCGTAGGCTCAGGCACTGCGCCTATAATGCAGTCCTCTAAGTTCTGCTTCCATACATAAGCCAGGGATCTTACTACAACTGTGTCGCAGTCCAGATAAATCAACCGTTTTACATTCTCCGGAAGCAGCTTTCCTATAAACAGTCTTCCCAATGTGCTAATGTCAAACCGGCCTGTATCTACCTGATGAGAAAAACGGCTGTTTAGATCTCCGGCTTCAATATAGTGAATGTTCCGGCCATATGCTTCTCCTATTTGATTTAGCCTATCCCGGCTTTCCTGTCCCAGATTCACAGAAAGAATATATACTGTAATATTCTTCTCCTTTTTGCTGCTTTCAAACAGAGAACACATTGACACTCCCAGATGTCTGGCATAGTTGTCATTTGACGCGTAGAC
The window above is part of the Lachnoclostridium edouardi genome. Proteins encoded here:
- a CDS encoding glycosyltransferase family 2 protein: MKDKVLLIIPAFNEEKNIEHVVDNLIMNHPELDYVVISDGSTDRTPEICESKGYHLIKLPVNLGLAGCFQTGMKYAYEKGYSYAVQFDGDGQHRPEFVLPMREKIKEGYNIVIGSRFLNEKKDNSMRMIGSRMISLAIRLTTGVKITDPTSGMRMFDREMIQEFAYNINYGPEPDTVSFLLKQGARIGEVQVKIDQRKEGESYLKPVVAMKYMIRMLASILIIQNFRQRRR
- a CDS encoding DegT/DnrJ/EryC1/StrS family aminotransferase, whose protein sequence is MKNEKPVLVTRSSLPPYEEYMEMLKPIWESAWLTNMGEFHEKLKEKLRDFMKAENLELFVNGHTALEMAIQAFELEGEVITTPFTFASTTHAIVRNGLKPVFCDIKPEDYTIDENKIESLITPKTCAIVPVHVYGNICNWEKIQKIADKYGLKVIYDAAHAFGEEIDGAGVGSLGDASMFSFHATKVFNTIEGGAVVFKDPELKDRLYQLKNFGITGEESVEFVGGNGKMNEFQAAMGLCNLKYIRQNIEKRKKLTELYRGRLEGIKGIRLVKEQENIAYSYTYMPVLFDGYRLNRDQVYARLKEHNITPRKYFYPCVNAYQCYSSMYHPEDTPVAKKVSQGILTLPLYADLDQETVERICRIILED
- a CDS encoding L,D-transpeptidase gives rise to the protein MHRLLKHTAAALLAASLVFGQAFAALADEEVMGPGAFITEDGSSTAPQETDSSADQGDTGSQQTEGQTADTSQQETQSEQQTAQEEIPQEVVQANTPYTQAQVYRHDNVWSDPVVGDGVITAGDAGFRSACIYLNNIVGDIYYRTFTSSYGWTPWAMNGGHTLVFGEGTEVEAIQIKLVGFAGNRFSIYYSTTLSDGTQLDWTKDGGTSGTMGQGKSIRTLRLALWGKEGEAFPYSTERPLDSAAYDGVITGEGVATYSNGNGAPFTGWGWNYRDRYYFVDNQAVTGWQYIDGYKYYFDETGKLVTDLEPLIGTSVPFLIKINKEMNTTTVYAQDGANGFIIPVKTFLCSAGDDTPLGTYQTPAKYRWHLMINDVYCQYLTRITGSFLMHSLIYDRPDPYTMWPETYNYLGVARSAGCIRFKTEDAKWIYDNCSLGTTVEIYNSSVPGPYERPAIEQIISMDQHYDPTDPNLPENQG
- the tnpA gene encoding IS200/IS605 family transposase, coding for MDSNSLSHTKWNCKYHIVFAPKYRRKIAYGKIKQDIANILSMLCKRKGVKIVEAEICPDHVHMLVEIPPSISVSYFVGYLKGKSTLMIFERHTNLKYKYGNRHFWCRGYYVDTVGKNAKKIQEYIANQLQEDLEYDQMTLKEYIDPFTDEPVKANK
- a CDS encoding ATP-grasp domain-containing protein, whose product is MRKTALVTAIGSFASDIVIKSLKAMGYRVVGCDIYNRRWIAQSENTDVFYQVPYTSDRGEYIHFMMGVCQKEKVDFLLPLTDIEVDVWNECRDALKSGNVTLCCSPEKTIKICRDKLSLETFLRDKKLCKTIPSKRLSEAELGKITEPVVLKPYNGRSSQGLYKVENPAKLPYYLGLVDRREEYVIQPMIKGDIITVDIVRDPASDLTWSVPRRELLRTLNGAGTSVYVFRDEKLEETCKNIAAHLDIKGCVNMEFIQSQNGEMYFMECNPRFSGGAAFTFQAGYDLVKDHMRIFEGQPAAGENMAREMYIARKYCEVEM
- a CDS encoding lipopolysaccharide biosynthesis protein translates to MGEHTVIKEKIVKGLFWKLLENGGAQGIQFIVAIILARLLTTEEYGIVGIISIFIIIANVLVQNGFSTALVQKQKADEKDFSSVFYFGLAAAAVMYGVLFMAAPWIGRFYNNSQLCSLVRGLAIVLFPGSVISVQTAYVSREMEFKGLFKATMAAVVISGAVSIWMAYKGMGAWAMVGQQVSYYFALMIGLFIDVSWKPGWMFSIKRIRIMFGFGWKLLCAAMIDTLFSNLYGLIMGKIYNEQVLGVYNRGEQFPKIIVTNLGAAIQSVLLPAFAKEQESVGQVKAMARKAIQLSSYTVLPMLLGMFAVADTLVLALLGEKWMMCVPFLRIMCIAYCFYPIHITNLQAINAMGRSDVFLKLEIMKKVIGIGGLIAGIQFGAIVMVSIKALVDFLCIFINAWPNKRILNYSIGQQCRDMAPAVALSAVMAAVVYFFGGFVPGAWLRLTVQILVGIGVYILLSAVFRVESFSYLLNAVNKRRGRA
- a CDS encoding glycosyltransferase family 2 protein, translated to MESKMDRPTVSICCLAYNHEKYIKDALDSFLMQKTDFPFEVLIHDDASTDRTGEIIREYEKKYPHIIKPIYQTENQYSKGIKNISGLFNFPRAQGRYIAMCEGDDYFTDPYKLKKQVEYLDAHPDCSLCFHSARMVTVDGSYTDGAMRPYKGDRKVEPEEIVDKTSGYAMNSMMFPVSVVENIPDYYWNCPIGDIPMQLMMASKGYAWYMDSPMSVYRVGVAGSWTNEMKTGDYQAKQEKYYLEMKEMYEEFDKETKGRFHEEAVRAVNRIYFLTQVNTKHYDYVLQLKNRLFYRELNLRTRFFIRLEYMAPGFYRWLQKTALQWRK
- a CDS encoding glycosyltransferase family 2 protein encodes the protein MITVLMAVYNGEKYLREQLDSILHQENPPEFQVIVSDDCSGDGSRQIIREYEQKYPKLVMGIYREKPSGGAEHHFLQLLSEADGRYVMLSDQDDVWLPEKMRLLYNEIQKMEEKWGDHMPILLHSDMEVVDEDKNRIADSYFTYQKISPERTKLCQELVQNNVTGGAVIMNQAMLSYFKQIPSVCLMHDSWIALVAACFGKIGCMNRPLYLYRQHGSNSLGARKADTLEEGIERIADGGKARENYRRMFGQAKCLLQIYGRQMKESDRKTVEAFLSLQNSGRLRKIKIMLSYGFTKNTWFRTLGQMMFM
- a CDS encoding glycosyltransferase family 2 protein; translated protein: MDDKQASAKIGCVILNYNDFENTAAQVERVKDFACLDAVIVVDNNSSDGSGKRLEKLEDSKISVLRLTENKGYGAGNNAGVRFGYEALGMTHVIIANPDTYFDENCIKALVKVFDRHDEVGVAAATMKDKTDGSQASGWKLLSYAGELMNTGPVCRRVFRPFLRYPASYTKGKKAVYVDAVHGSMLMVDAEKMIICGGYDERVFLYGEENILAWRMKDYGYKTVQLLNVFYQHENSASISKTYKDICRRQKLRHESTMFYFIHYLHIGKGKQVFAKMFFGIVMAEVWLCSKVLGLKW
- a CDS encoding glycosyltransferase family 8 protein, encoding MNIVYASNDNYARHLGVSMCSLFESSKKEKNITVYILSVNLGQESRDRLNQIGEAYGRNIHYIEAGDLNSRFSHQVDTGRFDISTLGRLFIGKLLPENVKRLIYLDCDTVVVRSLAYVWKQNLEDCIIGAVPEPTIYKQVKEELGLSAEDTYYNAGVLLIDLQAWRQENAESKLLQLYAEKNGKLFANDQDLINGGLKGRIKTLMPACNFFTNYRYFHYWDLVRQSPAYRQIPKEEFMKAKAHPVVIHYMGDERPWKAGNWNHYRLAYEKFLRQTPWKGYPKEEGARAYMAAYHIMDYLTFLCPPIRQVISKIYLKKAMKKYG